From Novipirellula galeiformis, the proteins below share one genomic window:
- a CDS encoding ATP-binding protein, protein MPTPREPIPIPLIAPARRGSFTWLLHLRWMAVAGQLITILAAVFLADVELLFTPLLILIAITAITNLVCVIWLRYTQTGKSTLVGVTEPAVGSARPTAERVSEADDPSLLQSVALALMLLDLVTLTLMLYFSGGADNPFSFFYFVNLAVGGVMIRPRPAWSMTAFAIVGYMILLGFNVPVEGITIRQPGSGFNLHTGGLLFAFSTCATVVTYYVTRTAGELQNRERELRRAQAAQAASHRLEGLTTLAAGAAHELATPLSTIDVIVRELSRHLEGCEKPPSVDTDLKLIDGQLEMCRQILARMRSAAGDAMADRWDQTTVGDLIDATLEGIRDPHRVDVDDGSDRVENQELWVPREAVAQAIRNLIHNGLDASGSEGRVRVKATLVDQQLQLLVHDSGQGMTDDVLKRAGDPFFTTKEPGRGIGLGLFLTRNVISQLGGKLTFQSSPEQGTRAIVRLPLEQDDIRPLAKTPPESSLLYPSGETNDLTS, encoded by the coding sequence GTGCCGACGCCTCGCGAGCCCATTCCGATTCCGTTGATCGCGCCAGCACGGCGTGGATCATTCACGTGGCTGCTCCACCTGCGTTGGATGGCGGTTGCGGGGCAATTGATCACCATTTTGGCCGCGGTCTTTTTGGCCGACGTCGAATTGCTGTTTACGCCTCTGTTGATCTTGATTGCCATCACCGCCATCACAAATCTTGTTTGTGTCATTTGGCTGCGTTACACACAAACCGGCAAATCGACACTGGTCGGTGTTACCGAACCGGCCGTCGGCTCGGCACGCCCGACCGCGGAACGAGTCAGCGAAGCCGACGACCCGAGTTTGCTGCAATCGGTGGCCCTCGCCCTGATGCTGCTCGATTTGGTCACGTTGACGCTGATGCTGTACTTCAGCGGAGGCGCGGACAATCCGTTTAGCTTTTTCTACTTTGTAAATCTCGCAGTGGGTGGCGTGATGATTCGGCCACGCCCGGCTTGGTCGATGACGGCGTTTGCGATCGTGGGCTACATGATCTTGCTAGGCTTTAATGTTCCCGTCGAAGGCATCACGATTCGACAACCCGGCAGCGGTTTCAATTTGCACACCGGTGGTTTGCTGTTTGCCTTTTCGACTTGCGCGACCGTGGTCACCTACTATGTCACGCGAACGGCCGGTGAACTTCAAAATCGTGAACGCGAACTGCGGCGTGCCCAAGCGGCTCAGGCGGCCAGCCATCGGTTGGAGGGATTGACCACGTTAGCCGCGGGAGCCGCGCACGAATTGGCAACGCCGCTATCAACGATTGACGTGATTGTCCGAGAGCTGTCGCGGCACTTAGAAGGTTGTGAAAAACCACCCTCGGTCGACACCGATTTGAAATTAATCGATGGACAACTTGAAATGTGTCGCCAAATCTTGGCTCGCATGCGTTCGGCCGCAGGAGATGCAATGGCCGATCGTTGGGATCAAACCACGGTCGGGGACCTGATTGATGCGACACTCGAAGGCATCCGTGATCCGCACCGAGTCGACGTGGACGATGGCAGTGACCGGGTCGAGAACCAAGAACTTTGGGTCCCTCGCGAAGCGGTCGCGCAAGCAATCCGCAACCTGATCCACAATGGACTCGATGCCAGCGGCAGCGAAGGACGCGTCCGGGTCAAGGCGACCCTTGTCGACCAACAATTGCAACTCTTGGTACACGACAGCGGCCAAGGGATGACCGACGATGTCCTCAAGCGTGCGGGCGACCCCTTTTTCACCACCAAAGAACCGGGGCGAGGGATCGGGCTTGGATTGTTTTTGACGCGGAACGTGATCTCGCAACTAGGTGGCAAGTTAACGTTTCAATCCAGTCCCGAACAAGGCACTCGGGCAATCGTTCGTCTACCACTTGAGCAAGACGACATCCGCCCGTTAGCGAAAACACCCCCTGAATCAAGTTTGCTTTACCCCTCGGGCGAAACAAACGACCTCACGTCCTGA
- a CDS encoding UvrB/UvrC motif-containing protein: protein MKRATHFDELLSTWEFDPGNLNVRLVKGKDGRDVIQMRVDMGMLQLETTGRPDGAVYDESETYLDHLQHLRLQDPEHKLSEEECNEVDREFMQFYHRRICWLRLQYYHRAVMDADHTLRLMDLSSEMSPEEDWGSAHEQYRPFVLFHRTQAQALGELEDHTAEEAIQAINQGLEVIHQFFIKHEAEDHFEEDELVVRLIEMRESLRNEYSVGKTLKEQLAAAVEQEQYELAAKLRDELTRREAN from the coding sequence ATGAAGCGAGCAACGCACTTTGACGAACTTCTTTCCACATGGGAATTTGATCCCGGAAATCTAAATGTCCGATTGGTCAAAGGCAAAGATGGACGCGATGTCATCCAAATGCGGGTCGATATGGGGATGCTCCAGCTCGAAACGACCGGGCGCCCCGATGGGGCTGTCTACGATGAGAGCGAAACCTACCTGGACCACTTGCAACATCTTCGTTTGCAAGATCCCGAACATAAGTTGAGTGAAGAGGAGTGCAACGAAGTCGATCGCGAGTTCATGCAATTCTATCACCGACGAATCTGCTGGTTGCGACTCCAGTATTATCATCGCGCGGTGATGGATGCGGACCACACCTTGCGTTTGATGGACCTGAGTAGCGAGATGAGTCCGGAAGAGGACTGGGGTTCCGCTCACGAACAATACCGTCCGTTCGTGTTATTCCACCGCACCCAAGCGCAAGCACTCGGCGAGTTGGAAGATCACACCGCCGAGGAAGCCATCCAAGCGATCAACCAAGGGCTCGAGGTGATTCACCAATTCTTTATCAAGCACGAAGCGGAGGATCATTTCGAAGAAGACGAGTTGGTCGTCCGTTTGATTGAGATGCGTGAATCATTGCGCAATGAATACTCGGTTGGTAAAACGTTGAAAGAGCAATTGGCCGCTGCGGTCGAACAAGAGCAGTACGAGTTAGCCGCAAAACTTCGTGACGAACTCACCCGTCGCGAAGCCAACTAG
- the arfB gene encoding alternative ribosome rescue aminoacyl-tRNA hydrolase ArfB — MNDLFVNARLSIPAAELNFTAARSSGPGGQNVNKVNSKVTLRWSMADCPGFNLGWRRRFTTRYQNRITREGELVLHSERYRDQARNLADARSKLAEMLLACQAPPTPRKATKPTRGSQRRRLDKKRQNSQKKSDRRGPRADD; from the coding sequence ATGAACGATCTTTTTGTAAATGCCCGGCTTTCGATTCCGGCTGCGGAATTGAATTTCACTGCCGCACGCAGCAGCGGCCCAGGTGGCCAGAACGTCAATAAAGTGAACTCCAAAGTCACCTTACGGTGGTCGATGGCCGATTGTCCGGGTTTCAATCTCGGTTGGCGACGCCGGTTCACGACCCGTTATCAAAATCGCATCACCCGCGAAGGCGAACTGGTGCTGCACAGCGAGCGTTATCGCGACCAAGCTCGTAATCTAGCGGATGCTCGCAGCAAATTGGCGGAGATGCTATTAGCGTGCCAGGCGCCTCCGACGCCCCGCAAGGCGACCAAGCCGACGCGTGGAAGCCAGCGGCGACGGCTCGACAAAAAACGGCAGAACTCGCAGAAAAAAAGCGACCGCCGCGGCCCACGCGCGGACGACTAA
- a CDS encoding outer membrane protein assembly factor BamB family protein yields MRCQVVIAIGILLLGGVCGTSLPVQAEDSTPRWPRLLGQNYDGNAEVEQTFDWKTKPKLRWALDVGEGYGLGSVWGNEYFQFDAESTAAGAVERIRCIDLTDGEVKWQDARPLNYRDLYGYESGPRTTPTLDAEFVFTFGVAGDLVCRDRKTHQVRWSVDTNKEYGVIQNFFGVGSSPLLVDDLVVVMVGGSPAEDASIAPGRLDRVSPNGSALVAFDRKTGVERWKCGDDLASYSSPRTVQIDGKTLILAYAREHLMCVEPATGKLLWKHAHRADLLESAIAMTPVVSADQVFISECYQIGSVLLSMTDKSAEVIWKDPPFNRRSQAMRAHWATPVLIDGHLYGCSGRNAPDSDFRCIEWKTGKVKWTDDRRTRSSATRVGDVMLVLEERGTLQVIKANSEKFELINEWRLDTSDGDTPPIRYPCWAAPIVVGNQLLVRGDQRVLCFELQ; encoded by the coding sequence GTGCGTTGTCAAGTTGTGATTGCGATCGGAATCTTGCTGCTGGGCGGGGTCTGCGGAACATCGCTGCCCGTCCAAGCCGAGGATTCGACGCCGCGTTGGCCTCGTTTGCTGGGCCAAAACTATGACGGAAATGCGGAGGTCGAGCAAACGTTCGATTGGAAGACCAAGCCGAAGTTGCGCTGGGCACTCGATGTCGGCGAGGGGTACGGACTCGGATCGGTATGGGGGAACGAGTACTTTCAATTTGATGCCGAATCCACCGCAGCGGGTGCCGTGGAGCGAATCCGTTGTATCGACCTCACCGACGGTGAAGTGAAGTGGCAAGATGCACGCCCGTTGAATTATCGTGATCTATACGGCTACGAAAGTGGTCCACGGACTACCCCGACACTGGATGCGGAGTTTGTGTTCACTTTCGGAGTTGCCGGCGATCTGGTGTGCCGCGATCGCAAGACGCATCAAGTGCGTTGGTCGGTCGATACGAACAAAGAGTACGGCGTCATCCAGAACTTTTTCGGGGTCGGTTCATCACCGTTGTTAGTGGATGATCTAGTCGTCGTGATGGTCGGCGGCAGTCCTGCCGAAGACGCCAGCATTGCTCCAGGGCGATTAGACCGGGTCTCGCCCAACGGCTCGGCGCTGGTGGCGTTTGATCGCAAGACAGGAGTCGAACGCTGGAAGTGTGGTGATGATCTGGCCAGCTATAGCAGTCCGCGGACGGTCCAAATCGATGGAAAAACACTCATCTTGGCCTATGCACGCGAGCACTTGATGTGCGTCGAACCGGCGACTGGCAAACTGCTCTGGAAACACGCTCATCGCGCCGATCTGCTCGAAAGCGCGATCGCGATGACCCCCGTCGTTTCGGCGGACCAAGTTTTCATTAGTGAGTGCTACCAAATCGGAAGCGTGCTGTTGAGCATGACCGACAAGAGCGCCGAGGTGATTTGGAAAGACCCGCCGTTCAATCGCCGCAGTCAAGCGATGCGGGCACACTGGGCAACTCCGGTCTTAATCGACGGCCACCTTTACGGCTGCAGTGGCCGCAATGCGCCGGACAGCGATTTTCGCTGTATCGAATGGAAGACGGGCAAAGTGAAGTGGACCGACGACCGACGCACGCGTTCTTCCGCAACGCGGGTCGGCGACGTGATGTTGGTGCTCGAAGAGCGAGGGACGTTGCAAGTGATCAAAGCTAACTCGGAAAAGTTCGAACTGATCAACGAGTGGCGACTCGATACAAGCGATGGGGACACCCCGCCGATTCGCTATCCATGCTGGGCTGCACCCATCGTGGTTGGCAATCAGCTCTTGGTGCGAGGAGACCAACGCGTGCTCTGTTTTGAGTTGCAGTAG
- a CDS encoding FAD:protein FMN transferase, translating to MNQSPSPAEEFPSRLSGQRIAGQHDSDSPPQEQSPKATPSGTEVSTGSAATPPSSTSDSYSICQVTRKAMATEFVILLPSLDSDHSRTTPSHRHRSDTEVDVLGSPDLNSPDLNSPGAAVEAAVEAADLLEGIEADLTIYRPTSEISRINLLAGETPVVVSESTFSLLQRAVYWGAQTGGAFDVTAGPLVEAWGFTQRSGKKPTAQEIKKACDCVGYQHLRLAPADRSVAFAVPGMAINLGGIGKGDALDRLAKHLRSRGVRDFLIHGGNSSVIASGDQTPGSGLGWAVGLAHPTKPNRRLAGIWLRDQALATSGSGKQFFHHQGRRYGHVIDPRTGYPAGDLLSLTLLMDHAADADALATGLFVSGSEAVRDQFQQQQISAALMVHRGIKQDSASLETLGDFHWIDPPESIPPTDFAGR from the coding sequence ATGAATCAGTCACCTTCTCCTGCCGAGGAATTTCCGTCCCGCCTCTCTGGTCAACGCATCGCTGGACAACACGACTCTGACTCGCCCCCCCAAGAGCAGAGCCCTAAAGCCACCCCATCGGGGACGGAAGTGTCAACCGGCTCGGCCGCAACGCCCCCCTCGTCAACTTCGGATTCCTACTCAATCTGCCAAGTCACTCGCAAAGCGATGGCAACCGAATTCGTGATCCTGTTGCCCAGCCTCGACTCGGACCACTCCCGGACGACTCCATCGCATCGGCACCGCTCGGACACCGAAGTTGACGTGCTCGGCAGCCCAGACCTCAACAGCCCAGACCTCAACAGCCCGGGGGCTGCCGTCGAAGCGGCGGTCGAAGCGGCCGACTTGCTTGAAGGCATCGAAGCCGATCTGACCATTTATCGCCCCACGAGTGAAATTTCGCGGATCAACCTCCTCGCGGGCGAAACTCCGGTCGTCGTTTCGGAGTCCACGTTCTCGCTGTTACAGCGAGCGGTTTACTGGGGTGCTCAAACCGGCGGTGCCTTCGACGTCACCGCTGGACCGCTGGTGGAAGCTTGGGGATTCACCCAACGCAGTGGCAAGAAACCGACGGCACAGGAAATTAAAAAGGCATGCGATTGCGTTGGTTACCAACACTTGCGTCTGGCGCCCGCCGATCGCAGTGTTGCCTTTGCAGTCCCTGGGATGGCGATCAATCTAGGAGGCATCGGCAAAGGGGATGCGTTGGACCGACTCGCCAAGCATTTACGAAGCCGAGGCGTCCGCGACTTTTTGATCCACGGCGGTAATAGCAGCGTGATCGCCAGCGGTGACCAAACGCCCGGCAGCGGTCTCGGCTGGGCTGTCGGGCTTGCCCACCCCACCAAACCGAATCGCCGACTCGCCGGCATCTGGCTGCGCGACCAAGCCTTAGCGACCAGCGGATCGGGGAAACAATTTTTCCACCACCAGGGCCGTCGCTACGGTCACGTGATCGACCCTCGCACCGGATACCCGGCTGGCGACCTGTTGTCGTTAACCCTGTTGATGGACCATGCTGCCGATGCCGATGCCTTGGCAACCGGGCTGTTCGTTTCAGGATCCGAGGCGGTCCGTGATCAATTCCAACAGCAACAAATCTCCGCCGCGTTGATGGTTCATCGAGGCATCAAACAGGATTCGGCGTCGCTGGAAACGCTAGGCGACTTTCACTGGATTGATCCTCCCGAATCGATTCCCCCGACGGACTTCGCCGGCCGCTAA
- a CDS encoding group I truncated hemoglobin, with protein MDQNSPELFDRMGGADALTAIVQDMYERIFQDPELAPFFANVRRDHLRKMQYEFLASAFNGPVNYTGAELTGIHHHLGINAVHFAHFCNHFAEAARAHGAAESDVDQALGRLATFKDSITGDTNVDG; from the coding sequence ATGGATCAAAATTCGCCGGAATTGTTCGATCGTATGGGAGGAGCCGATGCGCTTACCGCGATCGTTCAAGATATGTATGAGCGTATTTTCCAGGACCCCGAGCTCGCTCCGTTCTTTGCAAACGTACGACGTGATCACTTGCGGAAAATGCAGTACGAGTTTTTAGCGTCGGCGTTCAATGGCCCGGTCAATTACACCGGAGCCGAGTTGACGGGGATTCATCACCATCTTGGGATTAACGCCGTCCACTTTGCCCATTTCTGTAACCACTTTGCGGAAGCCGCGAGAGCCCACGGAGCCGCGGAAAGCGATGTCGACCAAGCCCTCGGGCGGTTGGCGACTTTCAAAGACAGTATCACCGGCGATACCAACGTCGATGGCTAA
- a CDS encoding type 1 glutamine amidotransferase domain-containing protein produces MSNAALPLTGNRVLILVGEIYEDLELWYPKLRLEEAGATTTIAGPKANQHYNGKHGYPCTSDAAIDDMAADDFNALVVPGGFMPDKLRRDPKLLQLVRDFDAAQKPIAAICHGGWIPISAGVYRGVRVTGSPGIKDDLVNAGATYEDQAVVVDGHHISSRRPDDLPDFCRAIIGLMSGS; encoded by the coding sequence ATGTCGAACGCTGCACTCCCCCTAACCGGCAACCGCGTCTTGATCCTAGTCGGTGAAATCTACGAGGACCTCGAACTGTGGTACCCCAAGCTACGACTTGAAGAGGCGGGGGCAACGACAACGATTGCCGGCCCCAAGGCGAACCAACACTACAACGGCAAGCACGGCTACCCTTGTACGAGCGATGCGGCAATCGATGACATGGCCGCCGACGACTTTAATGCCTTGGTCGTACCGGGTGGATTCATGCCTGACAAACTGCGTCGCGATCCCAAGCTATTGCAATTGGTTCGCGATTTCGATGCCGCCCAAAAGCCCATTGCCGCGATTTGCCATGGCGGTTGGATCCCCATTTCCGCAGGCGTCTATCGTGGCGTTCGCGTGACCGGATCCCCGGGGATCAAGGACGACCTTGTTAACGCGGGAGCGACCTATGAAGACCAGGCCGTTGTCGTCGATGGGCATCACATCAGCAGTCGTCGTCCCGACGATCTGCCCGATTTTTGCCGAGCGATCATCGGATTGATGAGCGGATCCTAA
- a CDS encoding P-II family nitrogen regulator: protein MKLIIAIIQPSQLEAVKEALTQVEVFRLTVMDCQGFGRQKGQTGVYRGHEFGVNLLRKVQLQIAVNEEFVKPTVDAILAGGHTGEIGDGKIFVLPMDDCIRIRTGERGSEAI, encoded by the coding sequence GTGAAGCTAATCATTGCCATTATCCAGCCGAGCCAGCTCGAAGCCGTCAAGGAAGCCTTAACCCAGGTCGAGGTGTTTCGTTTGACCGTCATGGATTGCCAAGGATTCGGACGCCAAAAAGGGCAAACCGGCGTCTACCGAGGCCACGAGTTCGGTGTCAATCTCTTGCGAAAAGTCCAACTTCAAATCGCGGTTAACGAAGAATTCGTCAAACCCACCGTCGATGCGATTCTTGCGGGCGGGCACACCGGTGAGATTGGCGATGGCAAAATCTTTGTCTTACCGATGGACGACTGCATTCGCATCCGCACCGGGGAACGAGGCAGTGAAGCGATCTAA
- a CDS encoding ammonium transporter, whose protein sequence is MCYGLRMPRFSAMLILGLGLGIGMAFAPVALAQEEVAAVSDPVVADVVEATADLGVGYALDNFVLMVCAVLVLFMQAGFAMVEAGLNSAKNTVNILYKNLMDLAVGALLFFAFGFSIMYAGSYVSDPNAYFNMPHYGIYEAAADRTFSPQVDWLFQAVFAATAATIVSGAVAGRMKFGAYLAYSALLTGLIYPISGFWKWGGGWLMQFGVETADGWSMGFQDFAGSAVVHAVGGFAGLAGAIILGPRLGRFTSDGKSVPLPGHNITFAALGVFILWVGWYGFNPGSQLAFQGTGDIDATVLIAVNTTLAAAAGVVVATLLSWILFGHPDLTMSLNGALGGLVGITACCDCFTNGWSVVVGAIAGGLVVFGVMLLDKLKIDDPVGAWPVHGLCGMWGCLAIGLLPNSHLESGSTSLMIQLVGTLSYCAWAFATMFALFLVLKAIGMLRVSPEEEKAGLDVSEHGMHAYPSEPYGASVTA, encoded by the coding sequence ATGTGTTACGGCTTACGGATGCCGAGGTTCTCGGCGATGTTGATTTTGGGGTTAGGGCTAGGCATCGGCATGGCGTTCGCGCCGGTCGCATTGGCCCAAGAGGAAGTGGCGGCGGTGAGCGACCCCGTCGTGGCGGATGTGGTTGAGGCGACGGCCGATCTGGGTGTCGGTTATGCCTTGGACAACTTTGTGTTGATGGTCTGTGCCGTACTGGTTTTGTTCATGCAAGCCGGATTCGCGATGGTCGAAGCGGGGCTGAACTCGGCCAAGAACACGGTCAACATTCTCTATAAAAACTTGATGGATCTCGCCGTCGGTGCCCTGCTGTTCTTTGCGTTTGGTTTTTCAATCATGTACGCGGGAAGCTATGTGAGCGATCCGAACGCCTACTTCAATATGCCCCACTACGGCATCTACGAAGCGGCGGCGGATCGAACATTCAGCCCTCAAGTGGATTGGTTGTTCCAAGCTGTCTTCGCAGCGACGGCGGCAACGATTGTTTCGGGTGCGGTTGCCGGACGAATGAAGTTTGGTGCTTACTTGGCCTACAGCGCGCTGTTGACGGGACTGATCTATCCGATCAGTGGTTTCTGGAAATGGGGCGGTGGCTGGTTGATGCAATTCGGAGTCGAGACGGCGGATGGATGGAGCATGGGCTTCCAAGACTTTGCTGGCTCGGCCGTGGTCCATGCGGTAGGGGGCTTTGCCGGCCTTGCTGGAGCCATCATTCTCGGCCCACGACTGGGACGATTCACTTCGGATGGAAAGTCCGTTCCGCTGCCAGGACACAACATCACCTTTGCCGCACTTGGCGTGTTCATCCTCTGGGTCGGTTGGTATGGGTTTAATCCCGGCAGCCAACTTGCCTTCCAAGGGACTGGCGATATCGATGCGACCGTGTTGATCGCGGTGAACACCACCTTGGCCGCTGCGGCGGGTGTCGTGGTAGCCACGCTGCTGAGCTGGATCCTGTTTGGGCATCCCGATTTAACGATGAGCTTGAATGGTGCACTCGGCGGACTCGTCGGCATCACCGCCTGTTGCGACTGCTTCACCAATGGATGGTCAGTGGTTGTCGGTGCGATCGCTGGAGGCCTTGTCGTCTTCGGAGTGATGCTACTGGACAAATTGAAAATTGATGATCCCGTCGGCGCATGGCCGGTACACGGACTCTGTGGCATGTGGGGCTGCTTGGCGATCGGGCTGCTTCCGAACAGCCATCTGGAAAGCGGTAGCACCTCACTAATGATTCAGCTCGTGGGCACGCTGTCGTACTGTGCTTGGGCATTTGCGACGATGTTCGCATTGTTCCTCGTACTCAAAGCGATCGGCATGTTGCGAGTTTCGCCGGAAGAAGAAAAAGCAGGTTTGGACGTGTCCGAGCACGGCATGCATGCCTACCCGTCGGAACCCTACGGCGCAAGCGTGACCGCGTAA
- the proS gene encoding proline--tRNA ligase yields MAKPPQTAIQPTRADDYPEWYQQVIRAADLAENSPVRGCMVIKPWGYRLWENMQRALDDMFKATGHQNAYFPLLIPMSFLEKEAEHVEGFAKECAVVTHHRLEPDPDGGLRPAGKLEEPLIIRPTSETIIGATYAKWVQSYRDLPILINQWANVVRWEMRTRMFLRTAEFLWQEGHTVHATAAEAIEETERMINVYADFAENWMAMPVIVGSKTAAERFPGAVDTLSIEAMMQDRKALQAGTSHFLGQNFSKAQEIAFQTEAGDREFAWTTSWGVSTRLVGALIMTHSDDDGFVLPPRLAPSQVVILPIYRDQAQRAEVLEYVASLQKELMAQTYAGLPIRVEVDDRDVRGGEKKWHHVKRGVPIRIEVGPKDIEKNSVFVGRRDQAKSVGLPRAEFIQTIGKTLADMQQNLFDRALELRESNTVDIDNEAEFRKFFTPKNEAQPEIHGGFARCYFADEASIDALLKELKVTIRCVPRDHNDVSGVCFATGRPAAKKAIFAKAY; encoded by the coding sequence ATGGCCAAACCACCTCAAACTGCCATCCAACCGACTCGCGCGGACGATTACCCAGAGTGGTACCAACAGGTCATTCGCGCTGCCGATTTGGCCGAGAATTCCCCCGTGCGTGGATGCATGGTGATCAAGCCCTGGGGCTATCGATTGTGGGAGAACATGCAACGCGCCCTGGACGACATGTTCAAGGCCACCGGACACCAAAACGCCTACTTCCCGCTCTTGATCCCGATGAGCTTTCTGGAAAAGGAAGCCGAACATGTCGAGGGCTTCGCGAAAGAATGCGCGGTCGTCACGCACCACCGACTCGAGCCCGACCCCGATGGAGGTCTCCGCCCCGCGGGCAAACTCGAAGAGCCGTTGATCATCCGTCCGACGAGCGAAACGATCATCGGTGCAACCTATGCCAAATGGGTGCAAAGCTATCGTGACCTGCCGATTCTGATCAACCAATGGGCCAACGTCGTCCGCTGGGAAATGCGCACTCGCATGTTTTTGCGGACCGCCGAATTTTTGTGGCAAGAAGGTCATACCGTGCATGCCACCGCCGCCGAAGCGATCGAAGAAACCGAACGGATGATCAACGTCTACGCGGACTTTGCCGAAAATTGGATGGCGATGCCCGTGATCGTCGGCAGCAAAACGGCTGCGGAGCGTTTTCCTGGGGCCGTCGACACGCTTTCGATCGAAGCCATGATGCAAGACCGCAAGGCACTGCAAGCGGGCACCAGCCACTTCCTCGGCCAAAATTTCTCCAAAGCTCAAGAGATCGCCTTCCAAACCGAAGCCGGCGATCGCGAATTTGCCTGGACGACTAGCTGGGGGGTATCCACCCGATTGGTCGGTGCACTGATCATGACCCATAGTGACGATGACGGATTTGTCCTGCCTCCACGCTTGGCTCCCTCGCAAGTCGTGATCCTACCGATTTATCGTGACCAGGCTCAGCGAGCGGAGGTCTTGGAGTACGTCGCGAGCCTGCAAAAAGAGTTGATGGCACAAACCTATGCGGGCCTGCCCATTCGCGTCGAGGTCGACGATCGAGACGTCCGCGGCGGCGAAAAGAAATGGCATCACGTCAAACGCGGCGTGCCAATCCGCATCGAAGTCGGCCCCAAAGACATCGAGAAGAACTCGGTCTTTGTAGGCCGACGGGACCAAGCCAAAAGTGTCGGGCTGCCCCGAGCCGAATTCATTCAAACGATCGGCAAGACGCTTGCTGATATGCAACAGAATCTTTTCGATCGCGCTCTCGAGTTGCGTGAATCCAACACCGTCGATATCGATAACGAAGCCGAGTTCCGTAAGTTCTTTACCCCCAAAAACGAAGCGCAACCCGAGATTCACGGCGGCTTCGCGCGTTGCTATTTCGCGGATGAAGCGTCGATTGATGCGCTATTAAAAGAATTGAAGGTGACGATTCGCTGCGTGCCACGCGACCACAATGATGTCAGCGGCGTCTGTTTTGCAACAGGCCGTCCGGCGGCCAAAAAAGCGATCTTCGCGAAGGCCTACTAG